A genome region from Bacteroidia bacterium includes the following:
- a CDS encoding NAD-dependent deacylase, translating into MKKVVILTGAGISAESGVPTFRDSDGLWEGHDVMEVASPQGWAKNQELVLDFYNQRRRNIGTVQPNAAHIALAKLEEKFDVTVITQNIDNLHERGGSGNVLHLHGEITKVSSCDYPDLVYDIGTKDICVGDTCERGSQLRPFVVWFGEPVPKIEEAMEISAAADIFIVVGTSMAVYPAAGLIGYVPNEARKFVIDRVTPSIGHYPNLEVLEGKASEKVPMLVKQLLAEERG; encoded by the coding sequence ATGAAAAAAGTTGTGATTTTAACCGGGGCCGGAATAAGTGCAGAAAGTGGTGTGCCCACCTTTCGTGACAGCGATGGGCTGTGGGAGGGTCATGATGTCATGGAAGTAGCGTCTCCACAAGGCTGGGCAAAAAATCAGGAACTGGTGCTGGACTTTTATAATCAGCGGAGGAGGAATATTGGAACGGTGCAGCCAAATGCTGCACACATAGCGCTGGCCAAGCTGGAAGAGAAATTCGATGTGACGGTGATAACCCAGAACATTGACAACTTGCACGAGCGCGGTGGCTCCGGAAATGTGTTGCACTTGCATGGAGAAATTACCAAGGTTAGCAGTTGTGATTATCCTGACCTGGTTTATGACATTGGTACCAAAGACATTTGCGTGGGCGATACTTGCGAGCGGGGTTCGCAACTGCGGCCGTTCGTAGTATGGTTTGGCGAGCCAGTTCCAAAAATAGAAGAGGCAATGGAAATCTCCGCAGCGGCAGACATTTTTATTGTTGTGGGCACCTCGATGGCCGTTTATCCTGCTGCCGGACTTATTGGCTACGTTCCGAACGAAGCCCGGAAGTTTGTGATAGACCGGGTGACGCCCTCCATTGGCCATTACCCAAATCTTGAGGTACTGGAAGGCAAAGCGAGTGAAAAGGTTCCGATGCTGGTGAAGCAGTTATTGGCCGAGGAGAGAGGGTAA